DNA sequence from the Butyricimonas faecalis genome:
TTCTGCGGCAATTCGTAAAGATAATTTCTGGGGATGTCAGTTCCATCCGGAGAAATCGGCTGGGGTTGGGGAAAAGATAATTGAAAACTTTTTAAAAATGTAAAAGAAATGAAGATAACGGTTATTCCGGCAATAGATGTTATAGGAGGAAAATGTGTGAGGCTTACCCGGGGAAATTACGATGAGTGTAAGACTTATTATGATGATCCGGTGGAGGCAGCCCGGCGCTTTGAGGCTATGGGAATGAAGCGTTTGCATCTTGTAGATCTGGATGGAGCCCGGGCGTCTCGTGTGGTAAATTGGCGGGTGTTGGAACGAATTTGTGAAGCGACTTCTCTAGAAGTTGATTTTAGCGGAGGCATCAAAAGTGATGAGGATATTTGTCGCGTGTTTGATGCGGGAGCCTCGTTTGTCTGTATTGGGAGTATGGCCCAGCAAAATAGGGAGAAGACTCGGGAGTGGTTGGAAACATACGGGGCCGGGCGGGTTATTGTCGGGGCTGATGTGAGAAATGAGCATGTATGCATTCAAGGGTGGAAGGTGGAAACGGAAACGACGATATACGAGTTAATAGAAGCTTATTTACCCCTGTTGAAGAATGTAATGTGTACGGATATTACCCGGGATGGTATGCTGGGGGGAGTTTCTTTGGAATTGTATCGAGAGTTGGTGACTCGTTATCCGGAGATTACGCTTATTGCATCCGGGGGAGTTGGTGGAATGGAAGATATTCAAGCGTTGGAGAACATGGGGATTTCTGCCGTGATCGTGGGAAAGGCTTTTTATGAGAAAAATGTAGAATTTAAAATGTAAAATTTAGAATGGATGGTGCTAATGGGTATATGATTGAAAAAAATGGACCTTGTGGGAGGAAATTAGCGGTAAGAATTATTCCATGTTTGGATGTGAAAGCAGGGCGGACGGTGAAAGGGGTAAATTTTGAGCATCTGAGGGATGCCGGGGATATTGTGGAGTTGGCCGCTCGTTATTCTGATGAGGGGGCGGATGAACTTGTGTTTTTGGACATCACGGCAAGTTCCGATCACCGGGGTACACGGTTAGATTGGGTGGAACGGGTGGCCCGACAAGTGCGGATCCCTTTTACCGTGGGTGGGGGTATATCATCGGAACGGGATGTCGAGGAGCTTTTGAAGAAGGGGGCAGATAAAGTGTCTGTAAATTCCAGTGTTTTGAAAGACCCGGGTTTGATAGATCGGTTGGCAGCAGCGTTTGGTAAACAATGTGTTGTCGTGGCGGTAGATGCTCGTCGGGAAAATGAAAAATGGAGAGTATACAGTCATGGGGGCCGGATGGCTACCGACCGGGAACTTTTTTCATGGGTAAAGGAGGCGGAAGAAAGAGGAGCCGGAGAGATCTTGTTTACCTCGATGGATCATGATGGAACACACCAGGGATTTGCTTGTGAGGCCGCCGGACGAGTGGCGGAATTGGTTAATATCCCGGTTATCGCCTCGGGGGGAGCGGGGAGTCTGGAAGATTTTTATGAGGCTTTAACCCGGGGAAAAGCGGATGCCGTGCTGGCTGCCGGAGTTTTTCATTTCGGGCAGATTCGGATTCCGGAGTTAAAATGTTTCTTGAAAGAAAAAGGTATTGTTGTTCGATAAAATGTTTAATGAAATGGTAAATATTA
Encoded proteins:
- the hisA gene encoding 1-(5-phosphoribosyl)-5-[(5-phosphoribosylamino)methylideneamino]imidazole-4-carboxamide isomerase; protein product: MKITVIPAIDVIGGKCVRLTRGNYDECKTYYDDPVEAARRFEAMGMKRLHLVDLDGARASRVVNWRVLERICEATSLEVDFSGGIKSDEDICRVFDAGASFVCIGSMAQQNREKTREWLETYGAGRVIVGADVRNEHVCIQGWKVETETTIYELIEAYLPLLKNVMCTDITRDGMLGGVSLELYRELVTRYPEITLIASGGVGGMEDIQALENMGISAVIVGKAFYEKNVEFKM
- the hisF gene encoding imidazole glycerol phosphate synthase subunit HisF, translating into MDGANGYMIEKNGPCGRKLAVRIIPCLDVKAGRTVKGVNFEHLRDAGDIVELAARYSDEGADELVFLDITASSDHRGTRLDWVERVARQVRIPFTVGGGISSERDVEELLKKGADKVSVNSSVLKDPGLIDRLAAAFGKQCVVVAVDARRENEKWRVYSHGGRMATDRELFSWVKEAEERGAGEILFTSMDHDGTHQGFACEAAGRVAELVNIPVIASGGAGSLEDFYEALTRGKADAVLAAGVFHFGQIRIPELKCFLKEKGIVVR